In Neoarius graeffei isolate fNeoGra1 chromosome 9, fNeoGra1.pri, whole genome shotgun sequence, one genomic interval encodes:
- the LOC132891630 gene encoding gamma-glutamylaminecyclotransferase-like — translation MHRLIPIILGVLSFLKPATQMAYVFMYGTLKMGQPNCNIMLDTTKGTAKFLGRACTVDKYPLVIAGKYNIPFLLNVPKEGQRVQGELYSVDDQMLKFLDWFEKCPHMYQRTKILLEVEEWVGEGTSQVGKTIDAFVYSTTTYEPEWLQYPTFNSYDAYGDHGLQYVSREARESAD, via the exons ATGCACAGGTTAATTCCTATAATTCTG GGGGTGCTTAGCTTTCTGAAACCAGCTACTCAGATGGCATATGTTTTCATGTATGGCACTCTTAAAATGGGCCAGCCCAACTGCAACATAATGCTGGACACCACCAAAGGCACTGCCAAGTTCCTTGGTCGTGCTTGCACTGTTGATAAATACCCCCTGGTGATAGCAGGCAAGTACAATATCCCTTTCCTCCTCAATGTGCCTAAAGAGGGACAACGTGTCCAGGGGGAACTCTACAGTGTGGATGACCAAATGCTGAAGTTCCTTGATTGGTTTGAAAAGTGTCCACATATGTATCAGCGAACAAAGATCCTGCTTGAGGTTGAGGAGTGGGTTGGAGAGGGAACATCTCAAGTGGGCAAGACTATTGATGCCTTTGTGTACAGTACGACCACTTACGAACCTGAGTGGCTCCAGTATCCTACCTTCAATAGCTATGATGCATATGGGGACCATGGTCTGCAGTATGTGTCTCGTGAAGCCAGAGAATCTGCTGACTAA